Genomic window (Bombus vancouverensis nearcticus chromosome 2, iyBomVanc1_principal, whole genome shotgun sequence):
ttcgggagaaaaccaagtgttaaaaatctacatctatatggaagtaaagtttttgtaagaaggccagaacaaaaaagagtttccaaatgggacaagaaggcagatatgggaattctattaggatatagtgaagtaggatacagagtcttattaggtgggaaaataacaatagctagacatgtagaggtcattgagacagacactaaatgtatcggttttgaggaaaattcattagaggcagatagaaatgatagcgaagataactattcattggatggtatggataaggaagagttagaaggtaggaaagatgaaaataatagtagtattgaaagctcaaacactcctaggagatctacaggtattaagaaaactccagtaaggtatccagaaaaggaaaatatttgcgagattcatgcaaattattgtaaagtagatatccctcgtacatttgaggaggcgattggttgcgaaaataatgaagtttggaaacaggctatggataaggaaatagaatgtctctataagaataaaacttggaaattggtagaaagggtaaaaggcaaagaagtattagatgtaaaatgggtttacacgaaaaaatcagaggacaggtataaggctagattagtggtaaggggatttcaacaaagaaacgtagccgatgacatatattctccagtggcgagtaatcagacctttaagatattgctatcatattgttgtcaaaatggattaataattgagcaaatggatgtagaaactgcctttttaaatggtgaagtaacctcggaggtatatgtaaatcaaccaaagggatatgcggacggcacgaatagagtttgtaaattatcgaaagcgctttatgggttaaaagaaagtccgagggactggtatgagtgttttgataagtatgtgacgagattaggttttaaaaagaacaatatagagctgtgcctatatacttatggagagggagaaaatgttgtttatttgttaatatacgtagacgatttgttgatttgtagtaaaaacaaagggaagatacaaagtgtaaaaaaaattattaactgataaatttgaaatgaaagatttaggtgaagtaaaagaatatcttggaataaatatagagtatgattatttaaaaaaatgaaatgagattaagccaaaagaaatacatagaatcattagcaaacaaatataaattacataacagcaaattgtactgtacacctatggagaccaacttaaaaattgaaaaagctgagataaatagagaggacattggatacaagaatttaattggcgcattgctgtatattagtgtaaataccagacccgatataagttatagtgtgaattatctgagtagatttcaagattgttgtaacgagacacattttaaatatgccttgcgaatattgaaatatttgtaccggactagagatttagggctacattataaaagaaatgaaaaatgcgaaacgatagattgttatgtggacgctgattgggcaggagatcatatagataggaaatcgacttctgggtatgtaattagattgtatggaaatgtaattggatggaagtctaaaaaacaaaggtgtgtgacaaaagcctcgacgtatgcagagtatgtagctctatcggaagcggtgagcgaagtaatgactatcagagaactaatgaaaatcttcgatgtaaatgtagacgataaccctgtaaaaatctacgaggataactctggagtaatgagtatagcaaaatacggaacttttacaaaaaattctaaacacatcgaagttcattaccactacgttcacgagtacgtaaaggaaaataagataaacataataaaagtaagtacagaagaaaacactgcggatatttttacgaaggcactgtgtagagagaaatttgaaaggtttaggtcatggatgaatgtaaaataagagaaatgtaaagaaagcgataaatgtcaaatattttgttaattcgacaagtatgtaaataaaattaagtgtacagtataaatgtaaggaggcgtgttagggaagtgatacatttacactgtacatgagagtgtgtgtgtaagggttagagggcgtcaaggactcagtggagacaaaagactgttgccagatgttagaagaatctaggctagtcggttggcaaccagcgtgcgtgcaagacgttcttagagaggaatataggtgtataactgttgtatgggaaatatagtcaataatttgtattcccaaatcctcgaatttccttacatattcaatacgttatgagggttgctttaaaaaaaatacgagttacatatttctttgaaaaaagcatgatttttatcgatacaataatgttcttctgttatcgctttaaagttgagtacttcgttgattacacgagagaactcgcctacagcaaacaagatacgaccgtgtgtaaagtaattaatctgtttgctcgttactagctacacataaggcttgcgtaaaaaaaaatatgcatttcagttcaggcggagaattatgtaggaagtcattttgtcgatcagtaacttagttaataaaagatcaaattttcatgtacataaatgtaagtaacgttcaagtattaatcattacatacaatttttgtataattcgatatcttggtcacttacatcttacaaatgatatatagataatatttatgacatacattggagctatcttttagttaacgccattttttcttgttttctctgtacttttactattcttccaaaaatatcaaagcatcgatgacttcaaattaaactagaattgcttcggtatattgtcaatcaatggctatttgtattcacatctatatcaaaggaaaaccgattgcaaaattaattacccttgcaattccgcaatctgaaactatgtgtgatcgaccttgaagatgacaaatctcaatgtttgaagtagtacaaaaggatgataatttaatttcgctttatcaaactgtacaaaatttgtatacacatacagaaaaaaaaaacggagttcaaacattaaacaacatgaattatcggttattattgctgagtaattattaggattagagctttggagtatcgatcgtatcgagttttaactatcggtttccgcaatttattgtttttctaaattatgtctgaatggtatcagtttttgaatattttatagtttacactccaacatactgacgtaagctatcgaaaataattgtaaattatgcaatatcattttttttgtatttcataatctaaatttcaatctattttttgtatttaacaaccctttttttattgttcgtgttccgtcttgtacgttcttcaaaaaatcttaatttcttgttagataaaatcttgtgtgaatttacaaaaaatacgattcttcgtttaatttttttcccttattgtctttacatatttggagtttaaacgcgttataagtacgttctttttttttaacatgattacgtagaattcttattctgaataaattatttgtttccgcttcataactgtttctaaattacagtgcatttaatcttgaaatgcacagtaacattttatactttttacgttctaaggaattttcaggatcggttaaaaattaaattacagtaatggtaatactcaatattaatgtcagacgtggatacttcactgttttgaattaattaagagattaataagaattttaattaatccttcttctatagtattcaccgttcttttcgagctcgtaccatttcaaatagactttcgaatagatttcaaagatttgtctgttcaaataaaacgcgatcttttttatttccctatcagtcgtcccgttactgttccgttgtttccaacagattgcagattcgtttaaaaaacatttgtaacgaaaaacaaacccactcgcagaaatgttattcaatatcgcatttataactttcatagacatcctcctctcattgctatcattgtaaacagattgaaacttcgtttgcaaacactcgcgattaaaaaaaaaaaaaagaagaattaatcttaaacaattttatcttgtgttccatttataattttcataattgtcttcccgacgttgtatcattttaaatggcttttttctatccatctatgttgcagcgagatcaacggtcctaattactaaattgcacgatgtgttcatacaaattcactttttatgaacgcgatgaaacgaaatgaaacctaagtagagatttgttttctcatcaagtataacgagttttatactttggatagattgcctcgttgtgagaaggtcttaatcgtttataattgcgattaagtaattgcaataagtcatatttttaagaaacgttctcacatgctgtcacacactctaattagaaaaggatcatgaaacattcggtttatattatttgtttgtaaatcttcctgcttccggaaacttttttaaatatgaaaatatttatatacaaaattaaatatttttttcaatatcaacacttcttgcgtttatgttgtcctagtcagaattatattatttcgtgtatcctgttgctttttatatgatagtcctcccgttggccgcggattcgttatcaagcctgaggccctcgtcactagtgtaactatcgacaataaaggtaccccacgcgcgaccggacgatggagaacttcaacgcagaaccgctacctcccgcgagccctccccgggagggcgactcgagctcggactcgaagattcagactcgacatatatattattatatatattatatatactattatatctatataatatatgtatttatatctaaaaatatacgtacaaatatatctatttaaaaaaataaagttgaccgtcatatatcgccaataatatcgcgtgcgtataaagaaactaattacatttaattccttttttacatttatttactttttattattatttttttcacaactaattacatttaattattacatttacatacatttaactattattacatacatttacatacatttaattattatttttttcataattatatctcgtttgaaatatttttcgacataattaattgtttcaaaaacacatattccagccttctaaatgatttattttgcgtattatacgaattattccatctataaataaatttttctctctacgcacaaacacgcacacagtctgttaattacacgagttaattgtaacatttttctcgataagttgacagagcaaggaaaatgagcgacgaacatacctacaaactaatctacttcaatgcccgtggtcgtgccgaacatatacggtacatatttgcatatactggcatcgagtataccgacgagaggatccccgaagaactctggcctgaatacaaggattgtaagcgtgaagaatcgatttttactttcatcgttcaactctcaggtatctaccatttactcaaacttttctgtatataaaactttcgtttcacgtgcaggctaaacttacttaaagtaaaatttcatacggaataaagtcgaacttttcattaagttttgcttccgtaatatcgtgtttatcgaataccaacttaattcacttacgattctcgaatttttgtgttgcaatctttattgttttcaatgaatcgaagcatttcgaatattttgagaaaaccgtaaataggtgacttaaaataggaatacaaaaatacttctacgtttctcgttaatttaaaaactttttaggacttgtcggaaaaaaaggataaaaaattgaaatcagttcggaaatgaacaagaacatagctaaaaagtcgaaagaacaaagcagacataaaattcgatcttctgttgcgtcatttctatcgtaaatggtataataaaagttttacgcagcatagtcttcgatataatcttatatgtcgcttgcaaatagagaaacaaaaaatcaacgtaagtctgtaaatcaatcctgtcggtgtaaaacacaaaattacgttcgcaatagacattcgatttatattccttgcatttcaattttcattacaagaaccgtgtacattttctaatattttttccgtgtctggtattatcttttatccttgattttaaaaactttaggttcttcccaacagtcaaaaacacgcgataccctgtccatcgtaatcgtaagaaaagaaaaaaaggagaaagaagacatttctgtatttctttactaggccatgttgattaaaaccgaaatgatttcgattcatctattcacaagaacgcaacggcctcggaagctgtgttgtgatttcctatcgatcgtttccctctacacagtgttcatatgagccatgtttgttcttagcaatgccttataaaaagctgcctgtgctggagatagacgggaaaccggtagcgcagagtaacgctgtggcgcgatacttggcgaggaagtacgatctaatgggaaagaacgaatgggatgcgatgatatgcgacgtgctcgtcgatactcttggagatttgaagcaaggtgagtaactgatgagatgactttgcatttgtctcaccacagagacagacgttcaagaattcattgtgaaaagacgagtacaaacaagatacgtatgtctttccgttaagcgaatgttacagtttgtttgcaaaagtcagtttttagattatagaatcgtagatagaatttagaggatagaaacttttagtagtcacttttagtttagtaaattcttatcgacaataagcagactacgttatgatacaacgattccaactgaagatttctatcgacatcacgaattcgatggcttccaaaaatcgtgttcttacaccgccaacgtaacgtcacgccagtcgaatcgaaaaattattactagacagagaaggtgaacaataaacgaggtaaataggctaccgattgaataatatcataacgatcgtatctctggtttttgcttgtcttttatatttgtttcaaatgtataaaatataatcgtatcgatatcgtccacgattaaagccatccatccgccatcgacgaggaacgaacgattatattttatcatttatgcgaatccttctcttctcttctttctctatttacgcccctcgccttgcttcgtaccgccgatgattcacaattcgatgcacctgaacagctggaacgtcgcagatttttccgtacgataacaaacgtgtttttgatggcctgctttaaaccgtgacgatcgccatgacgtgcatcaattgtcgaatgatgtagtgcgacgatactcctacgcaacttttttttacgctgttttttcctctattttttcttcctgtgtgttatcacatgatcatgagatacctgtatagaagatgcaaagagtctgtgaagaatttacagatatttaagattatcataatgtttaagcaaaagctaagacgcaaaatattgctcaagatgtaattatgtaatatttactcaatttctagaagactgtttatatcttgttgttattcttgatatggagataaatatagtatactttattaagacctagataaaagacttttttctcgtttctcttctcttacttaatcactaagagttatataacgtttattcgataattctgcttctcctgacctttccacaaatggttgtttatatctcgacattcttggtacttttaatcaaattttaataacagtactttactcgtcagaagtaaataaaaaagctctaagtagaagcaaggatttacttacctttcctttctcgaatctcagttagcaatgttgttcctcttgaaagattttccaagtttccaagacaatttccacgctggtaacattgtatatatttcaagtatcgtgaaccacaggaacttgttgaggcaatattgaagaaagcaaagagaatgaagaaattgtaggaactatgagaggctactccttctttcacaacttattttctcttcgtttgggggaaaaaacacaaatgaacgtaacggttggtttcagctatctgctactatcgcatggaggagaatcctgaaaagaaggaagcgaggaagaatcaacttttgaacgaaacaataccattttacttgactaaattcgaccagattattggcgaaaatgaaggatatatcattccttctaccgtaagattttttatccaaatttaatgttaaaatttttagtctttgtgcaaactgggccatgttgtccataaaaaattattgaaactttgttgcgacaagacagctttaattgttgagagcagagtgtatctttaaaattcattcctgttagtttatgtacaaatgaatttgccaagattttcagcttttagataattattcatgtatcttcctcatcaagtttgatagaaattattactatcgtaatcaaagcaaagattaagatatgtaaaatcatttctctggatatgacactcttgtttaatgagtgataaatgataccattcgaaatatcatatttatataatatataatgatacttataagtgtaatcacttaagtacagatatctgaatttttctcactgtcactgacatagatacgtattatcgttccttagattacttgaccagtttatttctttcatcactgtgttattatataataataataaatagtcacattaaattaatttagtatgattatgttgtttaataatacgtgtttcattgcaaaatatttagttaaaatgtgtatcgaatcgttgtaattccaaagatgtcaattgatgtaatgtaataataaagtataaagtataataaagtataaagtataatttcgtctgtggtataatctttctattccattttgttacgtcgcaccgcgagcaatatggcaaccagatgtcaccggatgctcgcagcgtatcctccatagtttcaagtaccttccataaatctcatagatttcctagaaaaggtccttcaaaccaaacaaacgtctgtttccgaagaatttctaaagactattgtctaccccgactggacaagggaaagttagtttttctcacgtatgctgcaactttcctcccactaaccactttctctcgagggcggttaagacccttcgttaaccaattaacaacgaagccacttccttcactctcctaactaaaatcgtcaccaacaaatccgatggtcccgtgcgctagacacacccatccttagctttcctccgagacagcatcgtctcccaagacagttctgatttcacatccttcgaacggtcaatatccttccaccgggtaggacacacccacagatcagtcactcattcatctcgtacatattctcaacgcgagaattgattgtaatttcaacaaataaataaaaaaaaaaatctcgtacatacgcaccagcgtaactgccttcgttataagttgttggaataaacggtgaaatataacttactatactgtgtcatattcatttaaccacctcttatcttaaccgaaacaggggaacgactacttcgcggcgtcgattcaccgaatcgtagcgagaatttacgcctctcgctactgcgactgcgtctctccgcgaacggtcgtaacacattgatcgacagaagtactaaactctaataacataaatttatatattttctatttcccagccaccagttttatagatttttctatcttctgtactacttttatcccttttattttttcttacatgagattattgtaaatttaatatcatttgttcgcaatatttgttatttatctttcattgaatttgaaatttcgcgcttcaatgttgtgtgttgttcgacgttttatcgaacgatgtttatcgaattagtttatgaatacatacataatcattaaagaatctataaaccttactagtttgtttttactaagttttgttacagaaaacatgttctcataaattttcaactttaatttatggaaatttattaaccttaaactataaaatcattcaatgagtctttccggatgtttttatgtagtcataatttcacatatcagcacagctccaccaataggataagagttacgtggaagcaacaggggggaagaagaacatatagagatctaaaggttatttttgtctcattcaagtttctgttaaccggcttggaaatttcctgtgcttgtttcgactttgaagtcttaaaaaaaaaattgtaagtaaatagtatatatatagtatatatatcctgagtcaaagtttctctttataaataataaaccgtttaaaaactatattttgtatgttttttccttattcataattaaataataaatatgaaatacttctacagaaagccgacatccttcaattaaccgaacagcagatgatttaaaaattagtagttgaaagaaataaatgttattacatgttcataattgatcgataaatttaaatatacaattagaaaatgtttcttctttattgataactaaataatacagataagatacaagatacttgtacgaaaagtcggcgcatcgttcaattaacggaacagcagaggatttgaaaattagtagttgaaagaaataaatgttatcatatgttcataattgatcgataaatttaagtatgcaattagaaaatgtttcttatgtttggaagaatatataatcactgctgaatgttttgtagttacgaaagttgcatacaaacatacattgtacatacgactagtaatggtactaaattactgttagagggtcttgggtgtatagaaccatatggttaaattaatactagagataacgaatcgcgcgaatgtaattaatattttgaaatgcgttgtttgcattaattgatagttttcttataaacttttttataaacaatttcattgctatagaaaaaagatatgctgccggtaatatgtctatcctacttaaatagaaagtgcaatattttgttataatatttggcgcaagtttatacattattacatccaaaaataatattctttttatatctaagctatattaaaatataaagatacaaatagctatgcgagtagttagtagttgatgctttttacttaaattgtcttatacttcataatttgtaataatataattcttgtcatcaatgattcttcgtttttactttgtatatattatacttccaggaagatgccgctctataaattgagttacttcccagttacggcattggcagaaccaatccgttcttcttcagctatgctagtattccatttgaagatgaacgtatcaaaaaggacgtctggccagaaataaagccctgtaagcttaaaatttaaagaagttctgtttcttaaatctcatctttcctaatttaactaaagtagctaaataaagtagaacacaattatgcagagtataacagagattattgtttactctccattgctctataagatatgtgggagaacaataggtattgttaaggagacaatgccctttgtttgctgataaattatcaataaattaaattatatctttccaaaacagataacaggaagctagatatttaagaagcatcataatctgtttgttcgatagaatctttgattctattagttgtatgtttttagtgactccttatggcctgcttcctatgctcgtagctgatagaaggaaggttgctcagtctacagctatttgccgttacttagccaaacaatatgacttagctggaaagactgactgggcaaatcttcatattgatgccactgttgatactattcatgatattcgtcatagtgagtatccagtgctgttttgcataaatcttatgagaatcttgataacagatagtacatatctgttcaggtatttattagttgaaatccgatttaatatttgatttaatcgaacgatacacgtatgtcaacaatacaagacaaaggattaaaaaggattgtaattctatcttcagtatttaactgaaaacaaattttcagaaattgccgccttccactatgaggaggacgagaaggtcaaagctgcaaaacgcaaggctgctgaacagacgctgccgttcattttagaacgtttggaccagcaagtgaaggaaaatgacggctacttctacgatggtactctctcttgggctgatttaacattcgttgctctgctcgattatttgaactttatgtacaagtctgatctgatcgagaattacgagaatctgaagctgctggagaaaaaggaCCTCCTTCTACCCAAGATCAAAAACTCgattgagagacgcccaattagcgaattctaaacttcacgattgcttatggttttataagcgtttaaagattgctgttgtcacggtggtcgtgagaacgcaacgaaaggatggttatgcctcacataccttggtcagcaaaatgatggctaagcagtaatagaaaccctatgtgaccggcatccagcgatagcccctccacaggagccgggtccttgatataaaaaagtacctctcgagtcgttgtaagaacattcttttctgtgctgtttgaccattctgtattgttactctgtcagtgttcaataaattttctaataacaatcaaaatttaagtacgaatttctcaccttgcgtgcggaacgtgaaattaccccgaatcgacgtgaaaaaattggcgatcctgccaggatccattcatcgcatcaagaggaaacttcaacgggaactctacggattctacagcgaaggaccacggtcacctccatgatcaaaagaaggatctgcaaagaatctcggtaagctggctttcgtacattatcgaaaccgtaagcctgaaatacgttctgaagatagtgactcttcttccgccgaaagtgtcatatttctcagcatgaacccaactgacaagagtaccgctaaacaaaacgaactaatcgctaccctgattgaacaatttgaaagcctaactcacgagtttagaagctttagaaacagcaccgatcaaaacattaaaaacataaaagaatttgcggaaactagcgatagaaatcgctctaaagaaatacgcgatcttgcaaaaaccatggaaataaa
Coding sequences:
- the LOC143305047 gene encoding glutathione S-transferase-like; this translates as MLVADRRKVAQSTAICRYLAKQYDLAGKTDWANLHIDATVDTIHDIRHKIAAFHYEEDEKVKAAKRKAAEQTLPFILERLDQQVKENDGYFYDGTLSWADLTFVALLDYLNFMYKSDLIENYENLKLLEKKDLLLPKIKNSIERRPISEF